One window of Acidimicrobiia bacterium genomic DNA carries:
- a CDS encoding TetR family transcriptional regulator, producing the protein MTVTASPMTKGERTRQVVLDAAIARFGRDGYRDTALAAIARDARLSGTAAYAYFPSKEALFVAAVDEDAAAVIGEGLSTLDDDVDVDRWRETLIFALVAAVERHPLARRILAGLEPEFSVRLLTIPALEQLREACRERLRRQQAAGVVRGDIEAEPIANGLVAIVLSLLMSLVQTGTDPAALLGRDVAAVIEAALRPPRALAADRASRTQERDERG; encoded by the coding sequence GTGACGGTGACGGCATCGCCGATGACCAAGGGGGAGCGAACCCGGCAGGTGGTCTTGGACGCCGCCATCGCCCGCTTCGGGCGGGACGGCTACCGCGACACTGCGCTCGCCGCGATCGCCCGCGACGCTCGCCTCAGCGGCACCGCCGCCTACGCCTACTTTCCGAGCAAAGAGGCCTTGTTCGTCGCGGCGGTGGACGAGGACGCGGCGGCGGTGATCGGCGAGGGGTTGTCGACCCTTGATGACGACGTCGACGTCGACCGCTGGCGCGAGACGCTGATCTTCGCGCTCGTGGCTGCGGTCGAGCGGCACCCCCTGGCGCGGCGGATCCTGGCCGGGCTCGAGCCCGAGTTCAGCGTCCGGCTGCTGACCATTCCGGCCCTCGAGCAGCTCCGCGAGGCGTGCCGCGAGCGCCTTCGCCGGCAGCAGGCCGCCGGCGTGGTCCGCGGCGACATCGAGGCTGAACCGATCGCGAACGGGCTCGTGGCGATCGTGCTCTCGCTGCTGATGTCACTGGTCCAGACAGGGACTGACCCCGCGGCATTGCTTGGCCGTGACGTCGCCGCCGTCATCGAGGCTGCGCTTCGACCGCCACGCGCGTTGGCCGCGGATCGGGCCAGCCGGACGCAGGAGCGTGACGAGCGCGGGTAG
- a CDS encoding diiron oxygenase, whose translation MTASRTASEAANTSRVRRLNRASGDRFVEPDVEVTGRLTNEQPIPDELLSIAGLDVSLTPAQRATLAREELASIVRFGLLFEAVLMSGFAYQMALSDDVTNPRFTYALHEIGEETRHSRLFVRLLDELSPRQWNPFESRLATAIRSRLLPLLFRRPATLDALVLVGEETPDLLQRLAAENPDTDPYVRDISRYHRLEEARHLAFARMTVGERYKHATWTDRFAVRWIVPLMTVFMFDMIVQPFVYRTVGLPSVRTWLRVRRQPERVALRRQVARAVLDGLIAANVLERGRVPLFWRRVAG comes from the coding sequence ATGACTGCGAGCCGAACTGCTTCGGAGGCCGCGAACACGAGCCGGGTCCGGCGCTTGAACCGCGCGTCCGGCGACCGGTTCGTCGAGCCTGACGTCGAGGTGACCGGTCGCCTGACCAACGAGCAGCCGATCCCCGACGAGCTGCTGTCGATCGCGGGACTCGATGTCTCGCTCACTCCGGCCCAGCGCGCCACCTTGGCCCGCGAGGAGCTCGCCTCGATCGTCCGGTTCGGGCTCCTGTTCGAGGCCGTGCTCATGTCCGGGTTCGCGTATCAGATGGCGCTGAGCGATGACGTCACGAATCCGCGCTTCACGTACGCCCTGCACGAGATCGGCGAGGAGACTCGGCACTCCCGGTTGTTCGTGCGCCTCCTGGACGAGCTCTCGCCCCGGCAGTGGAACCCGTTCGAGAGCAGACTCGCCACTGCGATCCGATCACGGCTTCTCCCCTTGCTCTTTCGGCGGCCAGCGACGCTCGACGCCCTGGTCCTGGTCGGCGAGGAAACACCGGATCTGCTCCAGCGGCTCGCAGCCGAGAACCCCGACACCGACCCGTACGTGCGAGACATCAGCCGATACCACCGCCTGGAGGAGGCTCGGCACTTGGCCTTCGCCCGCATGACCGTCGGAGAGCGTTACAAGCACGCGACGTGGACTGACCGGTTCGCGGTTCGCTGGATCGTGCCGCTCATGACCGTCTTCATGTTCGACATGATCGTGCAGCCCTTCGTCTACCGGACGGTTGGGCTTCCGTCGGTCCGCACCTGGCTCCGAGTCCGCCGGCAGCCCGAGCGCGTCGCGTTGCGCCGCCAGGTGGCTCGCGCCGTGCTCGATGGCCTGATCGCCGCCAATGTCCTCGAGCGCGGCCGCGTTCCCCTCTTCTGGCGACGCGTAGCCGGGTGA